The Chamaesiphon minutus PCC 6605 DNA window GGGGTCGTTAAGCTTCATTTTCTGTCCATGTTTGCGTGGTCTGCCCCGACCGCTATAAGCTGGTGGTGCCGACCAAAAACAGGCATTCTTTCTGACTCGCATCAGACAATCAGCTTGAATGTCTGCGCTGGCAAGTACCCATGTTGCATTGCCATATTCGCGATCTAAGACTGCCAGCACTGGATTGGCGAGCTGTTTGCACACTTGTTTAAGTTGGGCAGCCGCTTTGGGCAACGGTGATTCACTACTACTAATTCGCTCGTGTAACAACGGTAATGCCCAACTCCCTTCTAATTCAGGTATCCAGGCAATCGTGCTATATCCTTGTCCGATTACTACTCCTTGTTGATATTCGTGTGTTCGGTCTTTCAATGTTTGGGCATCTGGTCTTCCCCATGCGGTATGGTCGATTGCCATCAACACATACTCTTGGCTGGAGACGACTTGCCGCTCTAACTGTTTGATGTATAGCACCATTAGTTGTTTCCGGTCTGGTCGGCTATCTTGTAATGCCTCATAGATACTCGACCATTGGCGATTGAATAATGGACTGAGTGCAAATTCCGCCAGACATGCCGCATTTCTGGTGGTCATCACGGCATCCATCAACTCAAATGTCGCATCTTTGGCTTTGACTAGTAATTCGTATGCTGCTTGACGAAATTCCTTTAATCGTTCACTGTTCATTTAGGGCGTGAATGG harbors:
- a CDS encoding NF041680 family putative transposase, producing MNSERLKEFRQAAYELLVKAKDATFELMDAVMTTRNAACLAEFALSPLFNRQWSSIYEALQDSRPDRKQLMVLYIKQLERQVVSSQEYVLMAIDHTAWGRPDAQTLKDRTHEYQQGVVIGQGYSTIAWIPELEGSWALPLLHERISSSESPLPKAAAQLKQVCKQLANPVLAVLDREYGNATWVLASADIQADCLMRVRKNACFWSAPPAYSGRGRPRKHGQKMKLNDPDTWLETNEIVEIDHHPRLGQVRVRQWKNLHFYRAAGHPLNLILVERINPMSNGRPFPPLWLAWVGARTLPLEQVWFKYLRRFGVDHWYRFAKQRLHWTLPNLRTPEQCERWSDLMPLMSWQLWLARDVVVETRLPWQSATLNLTPGRVAQSMFSVLVEIGTPTQVPKPRGKSPGWAKGNTRTKPPRYPTVKKRCSRPKKSKKVAA